The Juglans regia cultivar Chandler chromosome 10, Walnut 2.0, whole genome shotgun sequence genome includes the window AGGCAACAATCATTTGTGGCTAGAAGAAATTTCAAGCTCTCTCCTCGTTTCTTTGGACCTTTTCAGATTGTTCAAAGGGTGGGACAGGTTGCTTACAAACTGGAATTGCTACCAATTAGCTGTATTCACccagtttttcatatttcttgcCTCAAGAAAAAATTGGGTCAACATCACTCTCCACTATCTTCTTTACCTCCAGTCGATTTGCAAGGTGAATTGACTCATGAGCCTGAGGCTATTTTGCAGCGTAGAATGAGGCAGGTTCATGACAGGACAGTAGTTGATGTTTTAGTTCAATGGAAGGGGGCTAGTGTGGATGATGCAACGTGGGAGCCATATTGGTCATTACGTGACAGgtttcctcaccttgtgggcaaggtgctttgaTGGGGGAGAGTATGTTACGGGTTGGGAATTATGGATGATGGACGGGATCATAGATCGAGGACAGCATTAGGAAGGATTGAAGTCTGCATGAACAAGGGCTGAAGTCTTCCAATAAGCATAAAAGGAAAGATCGAGACGCAGCGTTTTGTTTAGTTGTTGGTTGGTTTGAACTTAACTGTTTGTAGTTGTGTCGTTTAGTTGTAAGGGAGAATAAATAGAACGGTGCCGTTTATTGTTTGTCGTTTAGGTCTTCAAATGTTATGAATTGAGTAGTTTACATAACTAT containing:
- the LOC108982221 gene encoding uncharacterized protein LOC108982221, whose product is MTFQADKKRTEREFVVGDWVYLRLQPYRQQSFVARRNFKLSPRFFGPFQIVQRVGQVAYKLELLPISCIHPVFHISCLKKKLGQHHSPLSSLPPVDLQGELTHEPEAILQRRMRQVHDRTVVDVLVQWKGASVDDATWEPYWSLRDRFPHLVGKGTVNQNTDDIKSDGYDHACSL